A single genomic interval of Drosophila virilis strain 15010-1051.87 chromosome 2, Dvir_AGI_RSII-ME, whole genome shotgun sequence harbors:
- the LOC26530586 gene encoding uncharacterized protein isoform X2: MATNSNNSNQSNNNSSSNAMTTPAESLESRDEVDFIAARHNNNNDYEDFRSANGVVISAKGSSTTATATVTPNNQPNVTNNNHNNNNNNSNSNNNTLKKSKERRTLFSFGSKKPSSGTNTNPANASAATPIPASNSLLLPPTPAVPIGTPPRQHKFVKSSSIARLLGNTYNARKFEREEQKRLANEASGKFHTFSGRRRGPERPYLERFKRMSKEDGDIAGGDETVQVTNVVTLTTDSRDLQYGSRREHVGRAEDQLSAKAMRTLTRGLGKLWWKRTHSVDISTPDPEYKVSYLGNVLTGWAKGEGCVEKQLNTLWRNYTQHTKPDVIMRVKVCASGLKATTRQHGLTEYWSNRITYCCAPKNYPRVFCWIYRHEGRKLKHELRCHAVLCSKEKIAQDICETLRDNLESALREFKREKILKQNARLSLANAVYDNPSLPRRKIMLSVGGNNYRPPLERSKSAPKLMAIEEAIGEEEGDEIEDTNEPEMMPCCQRDSLYPAMTLGRRRCRRGHSIRRTGKIQAAATCCSHQLEPMPEPELPATSIDSITATAAASNNDGSDSDEFEKLLKFETTLSNELLPYFDMQLHKNSSQSLGSLAELPVDPAELDEGDEAEPLSLLPTINSDPSADPQADFDSEDVVHLRRSGVCSDGEEDFLDDADDHYFRQAAMLTMLHRSSMRKRNSEQASLQYRHQPQSSISSNASSSTTASGIAQASAAGAQQCLASPDSDEGSISSGCETASTVTNANQEEYNKSQGSNVQQQVLEQMLIYQRLEESKRRQQLRHNSDATNYSSSSSITLKLNSSSPAESVSCLEVSDPKQPADAASVSDDDSECSDESGYVEFQEKERVQANAGVVGVPVPVKPQLPPKPAPRRSLSLGATAGTGTPV; encoded by the exons ATGgcaaccaacagcaacaacagcaaccagagcaacaacaacagcagcagcaacgcgaTGACGACTCCCGCGGAGTCGTTGGAAAGTCGCGATGAGGTTGACTTCATCGCCGccaggcacaacaacaataacgactACGAGGATTTCCGCAGCGCCAATGGCGTGGTAATCAGCGCCAAAGGATcaagcacaacagcaacagcaacagtcacACCAAACAATCAACCAAATGTCACCAataacaatcacaacaacaacaacaacaacagcaacagcaacaataacaccCTGAAAAAGTCCAAGGAACGCCGCACACTCTTCAGCTTTGGCAGCAAAAAGCCAAGTTCGGGCACAAATACGAATCCCGCCAACGCCtccgctgccacgcccatacCGGCCAGCAACAGCCTGCTGTTGCCGCCAACGCCAGCAGTGCCAATTGGAACGCCGCCGAGGCAGCACAAGTTTGTgaagagcagcagcatcgcCCGGCTGCTGGGCAACACGTACAACGCACGGAAGTTCGAGCGGGAGGAGCAAAAGCGATTGGCCAACGAGGCCAGCGGCAAGTTTCATACGTTTAGCGGTCGTCGTCGTGGCCCGGAACGGCCGTATCTGGAACGCTTCAAGCGCATGTCCAAGGAGGATGGTGACATTGCCGGCGGCGACGAGACGGTGCAGGTGACCAATGTGGTCACCCTGACCACAGATTCGCGGGATTTGCAGTACGGCAGTCGGCGGGAGCATGTGGGTCGCGCCGAGGATCAGCTGAGCGCCAAGGCTATGCGCACATTGACCCGCGGACTTGGCAAGCTCTGGTGGAAGCGCACCCACAGCGTGGACATCAGCACACCGGATCCGGAGTACAAGGTGTCCTATTTGGGCAACGTGCTCACCGGCTGGGCCAAGG GCGAGGGCTGCGTCGAGAAGCAACTAAATACGCTGTGGCGCAACTACACACAGCACACCAAGCCGGATGTGATCATGCGGGTGAAGGTGTGCGCCTCCGGCCTGAAGGCCACCACACGGCAGCACGGCCTGACAGAGTACTGGTCGAATCGCATCACCTATTGCTGTGCGCCCAAGAACTATCCGCGCGTCTTCTGCTGGATCTACAGGCACGAGGGCCGCAAGCTGAAGCACGAGCTGCGCTGCCATGCGGTGCTCTGCAGCAAGGAGAAGATTGCCCAGGACATATGCGAAACACTGCGG GATAATTTGGAGAGCGCATTGCGGGAATTTAAGCGTGAGAAAATTCTGAAACAAAATGCGCGTCTCAGCCTGGCAAATGCCGTGTACGACAACCCAAGCTTGCCCAGGCGCAAGATCATGCTCAGCGTGGGCGGCAACAATTACAGGCCGCCGCTGGAGCGCTCCAAGTCGGCGCCCAAGCTGATGGCCATTGAGGAGGCCATCGGCGAGGAGGAGGGTGACGAGATTGAGGACACGAACGAGCCCGAAATGATGCCCTGCTGCCAGCGTGATTCTTTGTATCCAGCCATGACGCTGGGCAGGCGGCGCTGTCGACGCGGTCATTCCATACGCCGCACGGGCAAGATTCAGGCGGCAGCCACCTGTTGCTCACATCAATTGGAACCAATGCCGGAGCCTGAGCTGCCGGCAACAAGCATCGACAGCATAACCGCCACAGCTGCTGCCTCTAACAACGACGGCTCCGACTCGGACGAGTTCGAAAAGCTGCTCAAGTTCGAGACGACGCTGAGCAACGAGCTGTTACCCTACTTTGACATGCAGCTGCACAAGAACAGCAGCCAGAGCCTCGGCAGTCTGGCCGAGCTCCCGGTGGATCCAGCGGAACTCGATGAAGGCGACGAGGCGGAACCGCTCAGCCTGCTGCCCACCATCAACAGCGATCCCAGTGCAGATCCGCAGGCTGACTTCGACAGTGAGGATGTTGTCCATCTGCGCCGCAGCGGCGTCTGCAGTGACGGGGAGGAGGACTTCCTAGACGATGCAGACGATCATTACTTTCGTCAGGCGGCCATGCTCACGATGCTGCACCGCAGCTCTATGCGCAAGCGGAACAGCGAGCAGGCCAGCCTGCAGTATCGCCATCAGCCGCAGTCCTCTATCTCGTCCAATGCCTCCAGCTCGACGACTGCCAGCGGCATAGCGCAGGCGAGCGCAGCTGGTGCTCAGCAGTGCCTGGCCAGCCCGGACAGCGACGAGGGCTCAATTTCGAGTGGCTGCGAGACGGCCAGCACGGTCACCAATGCCAACCAGGAGGAGTACAACAAGTCTCAAGGCAGCAatgtgcagcagcaggtgcTCGAGCAGATGTTGATCTACCAAAGACTGGAGGAGTCAAAGCGACGCCAGCAGCTGCGCCACAACAGTGACGCCACCAACTacagcagctccagcagcatTACCCTGAAGCTAAACTCCTCGTCGCCCGCGGAGTCGGTCAGCTGCCTAGAGGTGTCCGATCCTAAACAGCCGGCGGATGCAGCCAGCGTTTCCGATGACGATTCCGAGTGCAGCGATGAGAGCGGCTATGTCGAGTTCCAGGAGAAGGAGCGCGTTCAGGCGAATGCTGGCGTTGTGGGCGTGCCGGTACCTGTCAAGCCCCAGCTGCCACCAAAGCCGGCGCCACGCCGCTCGCTCAGCCTAGGCGCCACAGCGGGCACTGGGACGCCGGTCTGA
- the LOC26530586 gene encoding uncharacterized protein isoform X1 — MATNSNNSNQSNNNSSSNAMTTPAESLESRDEVDFIAARHNNNNDYEDFRSANGVVISAKGSSTTATATVTPNNQPNVTNNNHNNNNNNSNSNNNTLKKSKERRTLFSFGSKKPSSGTNTNPANASAATPIPASNSLLLPPTPAVPIGTPPRQHKFVKSSSIARLLGNTYNARKFEREEQKRLANEASGKFHTFSGRRRGPERPYLERFKRMSKEDGDIAGGDETVQVTNVVTLTTDSRDLQYGSRREHVGRAEDQLSAKAMRTLTRGLGKLWWKRTHSVDISTPDPEYKVSYLGNVLTGWAKAGEGCVEKQLNTLWRNYTQHTKPDVIMRVKVCASGLKATTRQHGLTEYWSNRITYCCAPKNYPRVFCWIYRHEGRKLKHELRCHAVLCSKEKIAQDICETLRDNLESALREFKREKILKQNARLSLANAVYDNPSLPRRKIMLSVGGNNYRPPLERSKSAPKLMAIEEAIGEEEGDEIEDTNEPEMMPCCQRDSLYPAMTLGRRRCRRGHSIRRTGKIQAAATCCSHQLEPMPEPELPATSIDSITATAAASNNDGSDSDEFEKLLKFETTLSNELLPYFDMQLHKNSSQSLGSLAELPVDPAELDEGDEAEPLSLLPTINSDPSADPQADFDSEDVVHLRRSGVCSDGEEDFLDDADDHYFRQAAMLTMLHRSSMRKRNSEQASLQYRHQPQSSISSNASSSTTASGIAQASAAGAQQCLASPDSDEGSISSGCETASTVTNANQEEYNKSQGSNVQQQVLEQMLIYQRLEESKRRQQLRHNSDATNYSSSSSITLKLNSSSPAESVSCLEVSDPKQPADAASVSDDDSECSDESGYVEFQEKERVQANAGVVGVPVPVKPQLPPKPAPRRSLSLGATAGTGTPV, encoded by the exons ATGgcaaccaacagcaacaacagcaaccagagcaacaacaacagcagcagcaacgcgaTGACGACTCCCGCGGAGTCGTTGGAAAGTCGCGATGAGGTTGACTTCATCGCCGccaggcacaacaacaataacgactACGAGGATTTCCGCAGCGCCAATGGCGTGGTAATCAGCGCCAAAGGATcaagcacaacagcaacagcaacagtcacACCAAACAATCAACCAAATGTCACCAataacaatcacaacaacaacaacaacaacagcaacagcaacaataacaccCTGAAAAAGTCCAAGGAACGCCGCACACTCTTCAGCTTTGGCAGCAAAAAGCCAAGTTCGGGCACAAATACGAATCCCGCCAACGCCtccgctgccacgcccatacCGGCCAGCAACAGCCTGCTGTTGCCGCCAACGCCAGCAGTGCCAATTGGAACGCCGCCGAGGCAGCACAAGTTTGTgaagagcagcagcatcgcCCGGCTGCTGGGCAACACGTACAACGCACGGAAGTTCGAGCGGGAGGAGCAAAAGCGATTGGCCAACGAGGCCAGCGGCAAGTTTCATACGTTTAGCGGTCGTCGTCGTGGCCCGGAACGGCCGTATCTGGAACGCTTCAAGCGCATGTCCAAGGAGGATGGTGACATTGCCGGCGGCGACGAGACGGTGCAGGTGACCAATGTGGTCACCCTGACCACAGATTCGCGGGATTTGCAGTACGGCAGTCGGCGGGAGCATGTGGGTCGCGCCGAGGATCAGCTGAGCGCCAAGGCTATGCGCACATTGACCCGCGGACTTGGCAAGCTCTGGTGGAAGCGCACCCACAGCGTGGACATCAGCACACCGGATCCGGAGTACAAGGTGTCCTATTTGGGCAACGTGCTCACCGGCTGGGCCAAGG CAGGCGAGGGCTGCGTCGAGAAGCAACTAAATACGCTGTGGCGCAACTACACACAGCACACCAAGCCGGATGTGATCATGCGGGTGAAGGTGTGCGCCTCCGGCCTGAAGGCCACCACACGGCAGCACGGCCTGACAGAGTACTGGTCGAATCGCATCACCTATTGCTGTGCGCCCAAGAACTATCCGCGCGTCTTCTGCTGGATCTACAGGCACGAGGGCCGCAAGCTGAAGCACGAGCTGCGCTGCCATGCGGTGCTCTGCAGCAAGGAGAAGATTGCCCAGGACATATGCGAAACACTGCGG GATAATTTGGAGAGCGCATTGCGGGAATTTAAGCGTGAGAAAATTCTGAAACAAAATGCGCGTCTCAGCCTGGCAAATGCCGTGTACGACAACCCAAGCTTGCCCAGGCGCAAGATCATGCTCAGCGTGGGCGGCAACAATTACAGGCCGCCGCTGGAGCGCTCCAAGTCGGCGCCCAAGCTGATGGCCATTGAGGAGGCCATCGGCGAGGAGGAGGGTGACGAGATTGAGGACACGAACGAGCCCGAAATGATGCCCTGCTGCCAGCGTGATTCTTTGTATCCAGCCATGACGCTGGGCAGGCGGCGCTGTCGACGCGGTCATTCCATACGCCGCACGGGCAAGATTCAGGCGGCAGCCACCTGTTGCTCACATCAATTGGAACCAATGCCGGAGCCTGAGCTGCCGGCAACAAGCATCGACAGCATAACCGCCACAGCTGCTGCCTCTAACAACGACGGCTCCGACTCGGACGAGTTCGAAAAGCTGCTCAAGTTCGAGACGACGCTGAGCAACGAGCTGTTACCCTACTTTGACATGCAGCTGCACAAGAACAGCAGCCAGAGCCTCGGCAGTCTGGCCGAGCTCCCGGTGGATCCAGCGGAACTCGATGAAGGCGACGAGGCGGAACCGCTCAGCCTGCTGCCCACCATCAACAGCGATCCCAGTGCAGATCCGCAGGCTGACTTCGACAGTGAGGATGTTGTCCATCTGCGCCGCAGCGGCGTCTGCAGTGACGGGGAGGAGGACTTCCTAGACGATGCAGACGATCATTACTTTCGTCAGGCGGCCATGCTCACGATGCTGCACCGCAGCTCTATGCGCAAGCGGAACAGCGAGCAGGCCAGCCTGCAGTATCGCCATCAGCCGCAGTCCTCTATCTCGTCCAATGCCTCCAGCTCGACGACTGCCAGCGGCATAGCGCAGGCGAGCGCAGCTGGTGCTCAGCAGTGCCTGGCCAGCCCGGACAGCGACGAGGGCTCAATTTCGAGTGGCTGCGAGACGGCCAGCACGGTCACCAATGCCAACCAGGAGGAGTACAACAAGTCTCAAGGCAGCAatgtgcagcagcaggtgcTCGAGCAGATGTTGATCTACCAAAGACTGGAGGAGTCAAAGCGACGCCAGCAGCTGCGCCACAACAGTGACGCCACCAACTacagcagctccagcagcatTACCCTGAAGCTAAACTCCTCGTCGCCCGCGGAGTCGGTCAGCTGCCTAGAGGTGTCCGATCCTAAACAGCCGGCGGATGCAGCCAGCGTTTCCGATGACGATTCCGAGTGCAGCGATGAGAGCGGCTATGTCGAGTTCCAGGAGAAGGAGCGCGTTCAGGCGAATGCTGGCGTTGTGGGCGTGCCGGTACCTGTCAAGCCCCAGCTGCCACCAAAGCCGGCGCCACGCCGCTCGCTCAGCCTAGGCGCCACAGCGGGCACTGGGACGCCGGTCTGA